The Lycium barbarum isolate Lr01 chromosome 10, ASM1917538v2, whole genome shotgun sequence genome includes a region encoding these proteins:
- the LOC132613450 gene encoding protein PELPK2-like gives MAASSNCSILFMIIALLSLSSISTSYAARGLLQLPNLPTIPTLPQPTMPQLPNIPNLPTLPTANSPLPSLPTLPSVPKMTMPPMPTNIPQPNMPSLPTIPTIPNMPTLSPPPSN, from the coding sequence ATGGCTGCTTCCAGCAACTGCTCAATTCTTTTCATGATCATAGCATTATTGTCCTTATCAAGCATATCCACAAGTTATGCTGCTCGCGGCCTACTGCAACTTCCCAACTTGCCTACAATCCCAACATTGCCTCAACCAACAATGCCACAATTGCCCAATATTCCCAATTTGCCAACACTTCCAACAGCTAATTCACCATTGCCTTCTTTGCCTACATTGCCCTCTGTACCAAAAATGACCATGCCACCAATGCCTACCAATATTCCTCAGCCCAACATGCCATCACTTCCAACTATTCCCACAATTCCAAACATGCCTACACTCTCACCTCCTCCATCAAACTAA
- the LOC132613451 gene encoding protein PELPK2-like, with translation MATSSNCSILFLIIALLSLSSISTSNAARSLMQLPNLPTIPSLPQPTMPQLPNIPNLPTTMPPLPSGTSLPTLPSVPKMTLPPMPAIPNMPSLPSIPTIPTLSPPPSN, from the coding sequence ATGGCTACTTCCAGCAATTGCTCAATCCTTTTCTTGATCATAGCATTATTGTCTTTATCAAGCATATCGACAAGTAATGCTGCTCGTAGCCTAATGCAACTTCCCAACTTGCCTACAATCCCCTCATTGCCTCAGCCAACAATGCCACAATTGCCAAATATTCCCAACTTGCCTACAACAATGCCACCATTGCCAAGTGGTACATCTTTGCCTACATTGCCCTCTGTACCAAAAATGACACTGCCACCAATGCCTGCCATTCCCAACATGCCCTCACTTCCAAGTATTCCCACAATTCCTACACTTTCACCTCCTCCATCCAACTAA